One Candidatus Wallbacteria bacterium DNA segment encodes these proteins:
- a CDS encoding PDDEXK nuclease domain-containing protein, producing the protein MIKENDAQLPCSEEKYSILLGEIAVLLEQARRSAARSVNSILTATYWEIGRNIVEFEQGGKERAVYGEALLLMLSRDLSARYGRGFSRSNLQQMRLFYHGWRICQTASGIFEARATYSGTARKSENAKVEKKYEKSTVSPVLFPLTWSHYVRLMSVECSPARAFYENEAIRGGWSVRQLDRQISTQFFERTTISKRRHVMLRRGQQAKSEDSVSVEDEVRNPYLLEFLNLKDEYGESSLEEALVRHLEWFLLELGPGFTFVARQKRIRVGTVWYRIDLLLYHRVLRCLVIIDLKRGAFSHADAGQMNLYLNFVKEHLTLPGENDPIGIILCSERDNTVVKYATGGIKASVFASKYLTSLPDAETLRHEIVTAQAVIQLRRKESK; encoded by the coding sequence GAGGTCTGCAGCCAGATCTGTCAACAGCATTCTGACCGCCACTTACTGGGAAATCGGGCGCAATATTGTGGAATTTGAGCAGGGCGGTAAAGAACGGGCAGTATATGGAGAGGCTTTGCTGTTGATGCTGTCCCGTGATCTGAGTGCAAGATACGGGCGGGGATTTTCTCGTTCTAATCTCCAGCAGATGCGCTTGTTTTACCATGGCTGGAGAATATGCCAGACAGCGTCTGGCATATTTGAAGCCCGGGCGACTTATTCTGGCACAGCAAGGAAATCAGAGAACGCTAAAGTCGAGAAGAAATATGAGAAATCTACAGTATCTCCCGTACTGTTCCCACTCACCTGGTCGCATTATGTGAGGCTGATGTCAGTGGAATGTTCTCCGGCCAGAGCTTTCTATGAGAACGAGGCAATCAGAGGCGGCTGGTCGGTGCGGCAGCTTGACCGTCAGATCAGCACTCAGTTCTTCGAACGCACGACCATCTCAAAACGGCGGCATGTAATGCTTAGGCGAGGTCAACAGGCTAAATCTGAAGACTCTGTGTCAGTGGAAGACGAAGTGCGCAACCCATATCTGCTTGAATTTCTCAATCTTAAGGATGAGTATGGCGAATCATCGCTGGAAGAGGCACTTGTCCGTCATCTGGAATGGTTTCTACTCGAACTGGGACCAGGGTTCACATTCGTGGCCAGACAGAAGCGAATCCGCGTCGGCACAGTGTGGTATCGGATCGACCTTCTGCTGTACCACAGAGTCTTGCGCTGCCTCGTGATCATTGATCTGAAAAGGGGCGCATTTTCCCATGCCGACGCAGGACAGATGAATCTATACCTGAATTTTGTCAAGGAGCATCTGACACTGCCTGGAGAAAATGACCCGATCGGCATCATACTCTGCAGCGAGCGAGACAACACAGTTGTTAAATACGCCACAGGAGGCATCAAGGCCAGTGTCTTTGCCTCGAAATACCTGACCTCGCTGCCGGACGCAGAAACATTGCGTCATGAAATTGTCACGGCGCAGGCGGTGATTCAATTAAGGCGAAAGGAGAGCAAATGA